The following are encoded together in the Chaetodon trifascialis isolate fChaTrf1 chromosome 3, fChaTrf1.hap1, whole genome shotgun sequence genome:
- the LOC139328643 gene encoding band 4.1-like protein 3 isoform X3 — protein sequence MQDSASDSKMAKQEQNSKHREEHRETDDMSEKMSPNKNPKSPQKGSKRLKTSPFKVTLLDSAEFEGEIEKHSKGQTLMDMVCEHLNLLEKDYFGLTFADTDTQKNWLDPSKEIKKQMRNSPWHFAFAVKFYPPDPSQLTEDITRYYLCLQLRDDMLSGRLPCSFVTHALLGSYTVQAELGDYDHDDHGSDYVSDFRFAPNQTRELEERVMELHRNYKGMTPAEAEINFLENAKKLSMYGVDLHHAKDSEGIDIMLGVCANGLLIYRDRLRINRFAWPKILKISYKRSNFYIKIRPGEYEQFESTIGFKLPNHRAAKKLWKVCIEHHTFFRLVSPEPPPKGFLVMGSKFRYSGRTQAQTRQASALIDRPAPHFERSTSKRYLLSRSLDGEFSRPVSAMCENHDGLSHRSISEQRRLHSPSVDEQETELEPSLEQDEDQEQDQKTEQDKDDDGNVTPSRKKEIMEEAGSPVDSKQEFLDKSQDFLLKHQASINELKRTLREPNSKLMNREKRLSSTSPTGTPEKKALVGRAVGKDPVNSLSVEGFVQKTLVTSPEGSEEWVLIEKQETYQQDHDWKAEEKNKSLTSDSSWEKKVLEKEIDITKMIHKEVTGYDRKEMKSHIDEFPSTKSSRDPDACSEPRPTNKSRFVIQLSENADLFQDKSQSKPSEASGPEANSDVALGSHQIKERTASKPRKKRRPQSLNLGMPAELIYRKGDSDSSGEENEGSDLDNSSEKTSTRGNHCGSSPLVMAKDDQGSGKDQSVRDYKDNKQEDISLGENREVSTQGTEQVKRKVSQVGPADINLGSVNGPGKIEHESSLAGVKGEGVMKMRAKSLIDNKELAEVKLRQVRTHERKISSSGGEDIEGFMGDRGQRTSVHRLSGSSYQSEITRIVPLKPERSKSVAGKDERDRTGQDEPTRVIRREYRWSVGSPEGPSDLNWTDVSTFHPAFAGDLEGIAKPEHLDNSYQAGRGSTESQLFGSKIPALPKMAPPAPPVKTQKARESGLILRNSRNAGREPSLDAAKKRHSEPVSTPAIYEEPFADFKKEVGDRRPQPSITSEEEQDRDTVACMRETHLGIERKCSSMTVSSTSSLEAEVDFTVIMDLHSGVEDFSKGMTETGERERQPDVGREDFEETSRFYSARLMGSRDKSPIEEKLPEEGTHHEPPVAKKDPNAVSVAHMLRRSDTKTETHTNGSEIHPNIMNVSPQNYEVISPREASAALKENGSPVRAGTQERESVASPLTITADNVTSATTTQVTKTVKGGYSETRIEKRIIITGDDDVDQHQALAMAIQEAKQQHPDMLVTKAVVIRETDSPTEELQQKAES from the exons atgCAGGACTCCGCTTCGGACAGCAAGATGGCCAAACAG GAACAGAACTCTAAGCATCGTGaggaacacagagaaacagacgaCATGTCTGAGAAGATGTCCCCGAACAAAAACCCCAAATCTCCCCAGAAAGGCTCCAAGCGACTTAAAACCAGCCCCTTCAAAGTGACCCTGCTGGACTCCGCCGAGTTCGAAGGAGAAATTGAG AAACACTCCAAAGGACAGACCCTGATGGACATGGTCTGTGAGCATCTCAACTTGCTGGAGAAGGACTATTTTGGTCTGACCTTTGCCGACACAGACACCCAGAAG AACTGGTTGGACCCCTCCAAGGAGATCAAGAAGCAGATGCGCA ACTCTCCGTGGCACTTTGCCTTCGCTGTCAAGTTCTACCCTCCAGATCCCTCCCAGCTCACTGAGGATATAACCAG ATACTACCTGTGTCTGCAGCTGAGGGATGACATGCTGTCAGGTCGACTGCCGTGCTCATTCGTCACTCACGCCCTCCTGGGCTCCTACACCGTTCAAGCCGAGCTGGGGGACTACGACCACGATGACCACGGCTCCGACTACGTCAGCGATTTCCGCTTTGCCCCCAATCAGACTcgagagctggaggagagggtgaTGGAGCTCCATCGAAACTACAA GGGGATGACtccagcagaggctgaaatTAACTTCTTGGAGAATGCCAAGAAACTATCCATGTACGGGGTGGACCTACATCACGCTAAG GATTCTGAAGGGATTGACATAATGTTGGGCGTCTGTGCCAACGGCCTGCTGATTTACCGTGATAGGCTGAGGATCAACCGCTTTGCCTGGCCAAAGATCCTCAAGATCTCCTACAAGAGAAGCAACTTCTACATCAAGATTCGGCCTGGAGAG TATGAACAGTTTGAAAGTACAATTGGCTTTAAGCTTCCTAACCACAGAGCTGCCAAGAAGCTATGGAAGGTCTGCATTGAGCATCACACCTTCTTCCG gctgGTGTCTCCAGAGCCTCCTCCAAAGGGCTTCTTGGTGATGGGTTCAAAGTTTCGATACAGTGGAAGGACGCAGGCTCAAACCAGGCAGGCCAGCGCTCTTATAGACCGACCTGCTCCGCATTTTGAGCGCTCCACCAGCAAGAGGTACCTGCTGTCCAGGAGCTTGGATGGAG AGTTCTCACGGCCGGTGTCAGCCATGTGTGAGAACCACGATGGCCTCTCCCACCGCAGCATCAGTGAACAGCGTCGCCTCCACAGCCCCTCTGTGGACGAGCAGGAGACCGAGCTGGAGCCCAGTTTGGAACAGGATGAGGACCAAGAGCAGGACCAGAAGACGGAGCAGGACAAAGACGATGACGGCAATGTCACTCCGAGCAGAAAGAAGGAGATCATG GAGGAGGCTGGCTCACCAGTTGACAGTAAACAGGAG TTTCTGGATAAGTCGCAGGACTTCTTGCTGAAGCACCAGGCCAGCATCAACGAGCTGAAGAGAACCCTGAGGGAACCCAACAGCAAGCTGATGAACCGCGAGAAGCGTCTGTCATCCACCTCCCCAACAGGCACGCCAGAGAAGAAGGCT TTGGTGGGCCGAGCAGTGGGAAAGGACCCTGTTAACAGCCTGTCTGTTGAGGGTTTCGTCCAGAAGACTCTGGTCACTTCACCTGAG GGCTCTGAGGAGTGGGTATTGATTGAAAAACAAGAAACTTATCAACAGGACCATGACTGGAAGGcagaagaaaagaacaaatcTCTCACGTCTGATTCCTCGTGGGAGAAAAAGGTGCTGGAAAAAGAGATAGACATTACCAAGATGATACATAAAGAGGTTACAGGGTATGacaggaaagaaatgaaaagccaTATTGATGAATTTCCATCAACAAAATCATCCAGAGACCCAGATGCATGCTCTGAGCCTCGACCAACTAACAAAAGTCGTTTTGTGATTCAATTATCTGAGAATGCAGACTTGTTTCAAGACAAATCTCAAAGTAAACCATCTGAGGCCTCAGGCCCTGAGGCAAACAGTGACGTGGCCCTGGGCTCTCACCAGATCAAAGAACGCACAGCTTCTAAACCAAGGAAAAAGCGGAGACCCCAGAGCTTAAACCTGGGAATGCCTGCCGAGCTCATCTACAGGAAAGGAGACAGTGATTCTTCTGGAGAAGAAAATGAGGGCTCAGATTTGGACAACAGTTCAGAAAAAACCTCAACAAGAGGAAATCATTGTGGATCATCCCCACTGGTGATGGCGAAAGATGATCAGGGATCAGGAAAGGATCAGTCTGTCAGGGACTATAAAGACAACAAACAGGAGGATATATCTTTAGGAGAAAACAGGGAGGTTTCCACTCAAGGAACAGAGCAGGTAAAGAGGAAAGTGAGTCAGGTTGGGCCAGCAGATATTAATTTAGGTTCAGTGAACGGACCCGGAAAGATAGAACATGAAAGTTCATTAGCAGGTGTTAAAGGGGAGGGTGTGATGAAAATGCGAGCGAAGAGCCTTATTGACAACAAAGAGCTAGCTGAGGTAAAACTGCGACAGGTCAGGACACATGAGAGGAAGATCAGTAGTTCTGGGGGAGAGGATATCGAGGGTTTCATGGgagacagaggtcagaggacGTCTGTCCACCGACTGTCAGGCAGCAGCTACCAATCGGAAATCACCAGGATTGTCCCCCTCAAACCAGAGCGATCGAAGAGCGTCGCAGGTAAGGACGAAagggacaggacaggacaggacgaGCCCACACGGGTCATCAGAAGAGAATACCGCTGGTCAGTCGGCTCTCCAGAGGGACCCTCAGACCTTAACTGGACAGACGTCTCCACCTTCCATCCAGCTTTTGCAGGAGATCTGGAGGGCATTGCTAAACCAGAACATCTCGACAACAGCTATCAAGCTGGTAGAGGATCTACAGAGAGTCAGTTGTTCGGCTCAAAGATTCCAGCGCTTCCCAAAATGGCTCCCCCAGCCCcaccagtgaaaacacagaaggCCAGGGAGTCCGGGCTAATACTGCGGAACAGCCGAAATGCCGGCAGGGAGCCAAGCCTGGACGCAGCCAAGAAGAGACACTCG GAGCCTGTCTCTACTCCTGCCATTTATGAGGAGCCATTTGCTGATTTCAAG AAGGAGGTTGGGGATAGGAGGCCCCAGCCAAGCATAacctcagaggaggagcaggaccGGGACACAGTGGCCTGCATGAGGGAGACCCACCTGGGCATCGAGCGCAAGTGCTCCAGCATGACAGTCAGCTCCACGTCCAGCTTGGAGGCTGAGGTCGACTTCACTGTCATCATGGACCTCCACTCTGGCGTGGAGGACTTCTCTAAGGGCATGACGGAGacgggagagagggagcgacaGCCCGACGTTGGCCGGGAGGACTTTGAGGAGACCTCCAGATTCTACTCTGCCCGTCTAATGGGCTCCCGGGACAAGTCTCCCATAGAGGAGAAACTTCCTGAGGAGGGAACACATCATGAG CCCCCTGTGGCAAAGAAAGACCCCAATGCTGTGAGTGTGGCCCATATGCTGAGGAGGTCCGACACAAAGACGGAGACACATACGAATGGTTCAGAGATCCACCCCAACATCATGAATGTGTCACCGCAG aaCTATGAAGTCATCAGCCCGCGGGAGGCCTCAGCTGCCCTTAAAGAAAATGGCTCCCCT GTAAGAGCTGGCACCCAAGAGAGGGAGTCAGTTGCATCCCCGCTGACCATCACGGCTGACAACGTCACCTCAGCAACCACAACTCAAGTTACCAAG ACTGTGAAAGGAGGCTACTCAGAGACCAGGATTGAGAAAAGGATTATAATCACGGGAGATGATGATGTGGACCAACATCAA GCCCTCGCCATGGCGATCCAAGAGGCCAAGCAGCAGCACCCCGATATGCTGGTGACAAAAGCGGTGGTTATCAGGGAAACAGACTCTCCtactgaggagctgcagcagaaagcagag TCCTGA
- the LOC139328643 gene encoding uncharacterized protein isoform X1: MQDSASDSKMAKQEQNSKHREEHRETDDMSEKMSPNKNPKSPQKGSKRLKTSPFKVTLLDSAEFEGEIEKHSKGQTLMDMVCEHLNLLEKDYFGLTFADTDTQKNWLDPSKEIKKQMRNSPWHFAFAVKFYPPDPSQLTEDITRYYLCLQLRDDMLSGRLPCSFVTHALLGSYTVQAELGDYDHDDHGSDYVSDFRFAPNQTRELEERVMELHRNYKGMTPAEAEINFLENAKKLSMYGVDLHHAKDSEGIDIMLGVCANGLLIYRDRLRINRFAWPKILKISYKRSNFYIKIRPGEYEQFESTIGFKLPNHRAAKKLWKVCIEHHTFFRLVSPEPPPKGFLVMGSKFRYSGRTQAQTRQASALIDRPAPHFERSTSKRYLLSRSLDGAEFSRPVSAMCENHDGLSHRSISEQRRLHSPSVDEQETELEPSLEQDEDQEQDQKTEQDKDDDGNVTPSRKKEIMEEAGSPVDSKQELSQLDQEATPRHKQEFLDKSQDFLLKHQASINELKRTLREPNSKLMNREKRLSSTSPTGTPEKKALVGRAVGKDPVNSLSVEGFVQKTLVTSPEGSEEWVLIEKQETYQQDHDWKAEEKNKSLTSDSSWEKKVLEKEIDITKMIHKEVTGYDRKEMKSHIDEFPSTKSSRDPDACSEPRPTNKSRFVIQLSENADLFQDKSQSKPSEASGPEANSDVALGSHQIKERTASKPRKKRRPQSLNLGMPAELIYRKGDSDSSGEENEGSDLDNSSEKTSTRGNHCGSSPLVMAKDDQGSGKDQSVRDYKDNKQEDISLGENREVSTQGTEQVKRKVSQVGPADINLGSVNGPGKIEHESSLAGVKGEGVMKMRAKSLIDNKELAEVKLRQVRTHERKISSSGGEDIEGFMGDRGQRTSVHRLSGSSYQSEITRIVPLKPERSKSVAGKDERDRTGQDEPTRVIRREYRWSVGSPEGPSDLNWTDVSTFHPAFAGDLEGIAKPEHLDNSYQAGRGSTESQLFGSKIPALPKMAPPAPPVKTQKARESGLILRNSRNAGREPSLDAAKKRHSEPVSTPAIYEEPFADFKKEVGDRRPQPSITSEEEQDRDTVACMRETHLGIERKCSSMTVSSTSSLEAEVDFTVIMDLHSGVEDFSKGMTETGERERQPDVGREDFEETSRFYSARLMGSRDKSPIEEKLPEEGTHHEPPVAKKDPNAVSVAHMLRRSDTKTETHTNGSEIHPNIMNVSPQNYEVISPREASAALKENGSPVRAGTQERESVASPLTITADNVTSATTTQVTKTVKGGYSETRIEKRIIITGDDDVDQHQALAMAIQEAKQQHPDMLVTKAVVIRETDSPTEELQQKAES, encoded by the exons atgCAGGACTCCGCTTCGGACAGCAAGATGGCCAAACAG GAACAGAACTCTAAGCATCGTGaggaacacagagaaacagacgaCATGTCTGAGAAGATGTCCCCGAACAAAAACCCCAAATCTCCCCAGAAAGGCTCCAAGCGACTTAAAACCAGCCCCTTCAAAGTGACCCTGCTGGACTCCGCCGAGTTCGAAGGAGAAATTGAG AAACACTCCAAAGGACAGACCCTGATGGACATGGTCTGTGAGCATCTCAACTTGCTGGAGAAGGACTATTTTGGTCTGACCTTTGCCGACACAGACACCCAGAAG AACTGGTTGGACCCCTCCAAGGAGATCAAGAAGCAGATGCGCA ACTCTCCGTGGCACTTTGCCTTCGCTGTCAAGTTCTACCCTCCAGATCCCTCCCAGCTCACTGAGGATATAACCAG ATACTACCTGTGTCTGCAGCTGAGGGATGACATGCTGTCAGGTCGACTGCCGTGCTCATTCGTCACTCACGCCCTCCTGGGCTCCTACACCGTTCAAGCCGAGCTGGGGGACTACGACCACGATGACCACGGCTCCGACTACGTCAGCGATTTCCGCTTTGCCCCCAATCAGACTcgagagctggaggagagggtgaTGGAGCTCCATCGAAACTACAA GGGGATGACtccagcagaggctgaaatTAACTTCTTGGAGAATGCCAAGAAACTATCCATGTACGGGGTGGACCTACATCACGCTAAG GATTCTGAAGGGATTGACATAATGTTGGGCGTCTGTGCCAACGGCCTGCTGATTTACCGTGATAGGCTGAGGATCAACCGCTTTGCCTGGCCAAAGATCCTCAAGATCTCCTACAAGAGAAGCAACTTCTACATCAAGATTCGGCCTGGAGAG TATGAACAGTTTGAAAGTACAATTGGCTTTAAGCTTCCTAACCACAGAGCTGCCAAGAAGCTATGGAAGGTCTGCATTGAGCATCACACCTTCTTCCG gctgGTGTCTCCAGAGCCTCCTCCAAAGGGCTTCTTGGTGATGGGTTCAAAGTTTCGATACAGTGGAAGGACGCAGGCTCAAACCAGGCAGGCCAGCGCTCTTATAGACCGACCTGCTCCGCATTTTGAGCGCTCCACCAGCAAGAGGTACCTGCTGTCCAGGAGCTTGGATGGAG CAGAGTTCTCACGGCCGGTGTCAGCCATGTGTGAGAACCACGATGGCCTCTCCCACCGCAGCATCAGTGAACAGCGTCGCCTCCACAGCCCCTCTGTGGACGAGCAGGAGACCGAGCTGGAGCCCAGTTTGGAACAGGATGAGGACCAAGAGCAGGACCAGAAGACGGAGCAGGACAAAGACGATGACGGCAATGTCACTCCGAGCAGAAAGAAGGAGATCATG GAGGAGGCTGGCTCACCAGTTGACAGTAAACAGGAG CTCTCTCAGTTGGACCAGGAGGCCACTCCTCGGCACAAACAGGAG TTTCTGGATAAGTCGCAGGACTTCTTGCTGAAGCACCAGGCCAGCATCAACGAGCTGAAGAGAACCCTGAGGGAACCCAACAGCAAGCTGATGAACCGCGAGAAGCGTCTGTCATCCACCTCCCCAACAGGCACGCCAGAGAAGAAGGCT TTGGTGGGCCGAGCAGTGGGAAAGGACCCTGTTAACAGCCTGTCTGTTGAGGGTTTCGTCCAGAAGACTCTGGTCACTTCACCTGAG GGCTCTGAGGAGTGGGTATTGATTGAAAAACAAGAAACTTATCAACAGGACCATGACTGGAAGGcagaagaaaagaacaaatcTCTCACGTCTGATTCCTCGTGGGAGAAAAAGGTGCTGGAAAAAGAGATAGACATTACCAAGATGATACATAAAGAGGTTACAGGGTATGacaggaaagaaatgaaaagccaTATTGATGAATTTCCATCAACAAAATCATCCAGAGACCCAGATGCATGCTCTGAGCCTCGACCAACTAACAAAAGTCGTTTTGTGATTCAATTATCTGAGAATGCAGACTTGTTTCAAGACAAATCTCAAAGTAAACCATCTGAGGCCTCAGGCCCTGAGGCAAACAGTGACGTGGCCCTGGGCTCTCACCAGATCAAAGAACGCACAGCTTCTAAACCAAGGAAAAAGCGGAGACCCCAGAGCTTAAACCTGGGAATGCCTGCCGAGCTCATCTACAGGAAAGGAGACAGTGATTCTTCTGGAGAAGAAAATGAGGGCTCAGATTTGGACAACAGTTCAGAAAAAACCTCAACAAGAGGAAATCATTGTGGATCATCCCCACTGGTGATGGCGAAAGATGATCAGGGATCAGGAAAGGATCAGTCTGTCAGGGACTATAAAGACAACAAACAGGAGGATATATCTTTAGGAGAAAACAGGGAGGTTTCCACTCAAGGAACAGAGCAGGTAAAGAGGAAAGTGAGTCAGGTTGGGCCAGCAGATATTAATTTAGGTTCAGTGAACGGACCCGGAAAGATAGAACATGAAAGTTCATTAGCAGGTGTTAAAGGGGAGGGTGTGATGAAAATGCGAGCGAAGAGCCTTATTGACAACAAAGAGCTAGCTGAGGTAAAACTGCGACAGGTCAGGACACATGAGAGGAAGATCAGTAGTTCTGGGGGAGAGGATATCGAGGGTTTCATGGgagacagaggtcagaggacGTCTGTCCACCGACTGTCAGGCAGCAGCTACCAATCGGAAATCACCAGGATTGTCCCCCTCAAACCAGAGCGATCGAAGAGCGTCGCAGGTAAGGACGAAagggacaggacaggacaggacgaGCCCACACGGGTCATCAGAAGAGAATACCGCTGGTCAGTCGGCTCTCCAGAGGGACCCTCAGACCTTAACTGGACAGACGTCTCCACCTTCCATCCAGCTTTTGCAGGAGATCTGGAGGGCATTGCTAAACCAGAACATCTCGACAACAGCTATCAAGCTGGTAGAGGATCTACAGAGAGTCAGTTGTTCGGCTCAAAGATTCCAGCGCTTCCCAAAATGGCTCCCCCAGCCCcaccagtgaaaacacagaaggCCAGGGAGTCCGGGCTAATACTGCGGAACAGCCGAAATGCCGGCAGGGAGCCAAGCCTGGACGCAGCCAAGAAGAGACACTCG GAGCCTGTCTCTACTCCTGCCATTTATGAGGAGCCATTTGCTGATTTCAAG AAGGAGGTTGGGGATAGGAGGCCCCAGCCAAGCATAacctcagaggaggagcaggaccGGGACACAGTGGCCTGCATGAGGGAGACCCACCTGGGCATCGAGCGCAAGTGCTCCAGCATGACAGTCAGCTCCACGTCCAGCTTGGAGGCTGAGGTCGACTTCACTGTCATCATGGACCTCCACTCTGGCGTGGAGGACTTCTCTAAGGGCATGACGGAGacgggagagagggagcgacaGCCCGACGTTGGCCGGGAGGACTTTGAGGAGACCTCCAGATTCTACTCTGCCCGTCTAATGGGCTCCCGGGACAAGTCTCCCATAGAGGAGAAACTTCCTGAGGAGGGAACACATCATGAG CCCCCTGTGGCAAAGAAAGACCCCAATGCTGTGAGTGTGGCCCATATGCTGAGGAGGTCCGACACAAAGACGGAGACACATACGAATGGTTCAGAGATCCACCCCAACATCATGAATGTGTCACCGCAG aaCTATGAAGTCATCAGCCCGCGGGAGGCCTCAGCTGCCCTTAAAGAAAATGGCTCCCCT GTAAGAGCTGGCACCCAAGAGAGGGAGTCAGTTGCATCCCCGCTGACCATCACGGCTGACAACGTCACCTCAGCAACCACAACTCAAGTTACCAAG ACTGTGAAAGGAGGCTACTCAGAGACCAGGATTGAGAAAAGGATTATAATCACGGGAGATGATGATGTGGACCAACATCAA GCCCTCGCCATGGCGATCCAAGAGGCCAAGCAGCAGCACCCCGATATGCTGGTGACAAAAGCGGTGGTTATCAGGGAAACAGACTCTCCtactgaggagctgcagcagaaagcagag TCCTGA
- the LOC139328643 gene encoding band 4.1-like protein 1 isoform X4, with translation MQDSASDSKMAKQEQNSKHREEHRETDDMSEKMSPNKNPKSPQKGSKRLKTSPFKVTLLDSAEFEGEIEKHSKGQTLMDMVCEHLNLLEKDYFGLTFADTDTQKNWLDPSKEIKKQMRNSPWHFAFAVKFYPPDPSQLTEDITRYYLCLQLRDDMLSGRLPCSFVTHALLGSYTVQAELGDYDHDDHGSDYVSDFRFAPNQTRELEERVMELHRNYKGMTPAEAEINFLENAKKLSMYGVDLHHAKDSEGIDIMLGVCANGLLIYRDRLRINRFAWPKILKISYKRSNFYIKIRPGEYEQFESTIGFKLPNHRAAKKLWKVCIEHHTFFRLVSPEPPPKGFLVMGSKFRYSGRTQAQTRQASALIDRPAPHFERSTSKRYLLSRSLDGEFSRPVSAMCENHDGLSHRSISEQRRLHSPSVDEQETELEPSLEQDEDQEQDQKTEQDKDDDGNVTPSRKKEIMEEAGSPVDSKQELSQLDQEATPRHKQEFLDKSQDFLLKHQASINELKRTLREPNSKLMNREKRLSSTSPTGTPEKKAEPVSTPAIYEEPFADFKKEVGDRRPQPSITSEEEQDRDTVACMRETHLGIERKCSSMTVSSTSSLEAEVDFTVIMDLHSGVEDFSKGMTETGERERQPDVGREDFEETSRFYSARLMGSRDKSPIEEKLPEEGTHHEPPVAKKDPNAVSVAHMLRRSDTKTETHTNGSEIHPNIMNVSPQNYEVISPREASAALKENGSPVRAGTQERESVASPLTITADNVTSATTTQVTKTVKGGYSETRIEKRIIITGDDDVDQHQALAMAIQEAKQQHPDMLVTKAVVIRETDSPTEELQQKAES, from the exons atgCAGGACTCCGCTTCGGACAGCAAGATGGCCAAACAG GAACAGAACTCTAAGCATCGTGaggaacacagagaaacagacgaCATGTCTGAGAAGATGTCCCCGAACAAAAACCCCAAATCTCCCCAGAAAGGCTCCAAGCGACTTAAAACCAGCCCCTTCAAAGTGACCCTGCTGGACTCCGCCGAGTTCGAAGGAGAAATTGAG AAACACTCCAAAGGACAGACCCTGATGGACATGGTCTGTGAGCATCTCAACTTGCTGGAGAAGGACTATTTTGGTCTGACCTTTGCCGACACAGACACCCAGAAG AACTGGTTGGACCCCTCCAAGGAGATCAAGAAGCAGATGCGCA ACTCTCCGTGGCACTTTGCCTTCGCTGTCAAGTTCTACCCTCCAGATCCCTCCCAGCTCACTGAGGATATAACCAG ATACTACCTGTGTCTGCAGCTGAGGGATGACATGCTGTCAGGTCGACTGCCGTGCTCATTCGTCACTCACGCCCTCCTGGGCTCCTACACCGTTCAAGCCGAGCTGGGGGACTACGACCACGATGACCACGGCTCCGACTACGTCAGCGATTTCCGCTTTGCCCCCAATCAGACTcgagagctggaggagagggtgaTGGAGCTCCATCGAAACTACAA GGGGATGACtccagcagaggctgaaatTAACTTCTTGGAGAATGCCAAGAAACTATCCATGTACGGGGTGGACCTACATCACGCTAAG GATTCTGAAGGGATTGACATAATGTTGGGCGTCTGTGCCAACGGCCTGCTGATTTACCGTGATAGGCTGAGGATCAACCGCTTTGCCTGGCCAAAGATCCTCAAGATCTCCTACAAGAGAAGCAACTTCTACATCAAGATTCGGCCTGGAGAG TATGAACAGTTTGAAAGTACAATTGGCTTTAAGCTTCCTAACCACAGAGCTGCCAAGAAGCTATGGAAGGTCTGCATTGAGCATCACACCTTCTTCCG gctgGTGTCTCCAGAGCCTCCTCCAAAGGGCTTCTTGGTGATGGGTTCAAAGTTTCGATACAGTGGAAGGACGCAGGCTCAAACCAGGCAGGCCAGCGCTCTTATAGACCGACCTGCTCCGCATTTTGAGCGCTCCACCAGCAAGAGGTACCTGCTGTCCAGGAGCTTGGATGGAG AGTTCTCACGGCCGGTGTCAGCCATGTGTGAGAACCACGATGGCCTCTCCCACCGCAGCATCAGTGAACAGCGTCGCCTCCACAGCCCCTCTGTGGACGAGCAGGAGACCGAGCTGGAGCCCAGTTTGGAACAGGATGAGGACCAAGAGCAGGACCAGAAGACGGAGCAGGACAAAGACGATGACGGCAATGTCACTCCGAGCAGAAAGAAGGAGATCATG GAGGAGGCTGGCTCACCAGTTGACAGTAAACAGGAG CTCTCTCAGTTGGACCAGGAGGCCACTCCTCGGCACAAACAGGAG TTTCTGGATAAGTCGCAGGACTTCTTGCTGAAGCACCAGGCCAGCATCAACGAGCTGAAGAGAACCCTGAGGGAACCCAACAGCAAGCTGATGAACCGCGAGAAGCGTCTGTCATCCACCTCCCCAACAGGCACGCCAGAGAAGAAGGCT GAGCCTGTCTCTACTCCTGCCATTTATGAGGAGCCATTTGCTGATTTCAAG AAGGAGGTTGGGGATAGGAGGCCCCAGCCAAGCATAacctcagaggaggagcaggaccGGGACACAGTGGCCTGCATGAGGGAGACCCACCTGGGCATCGAGCGCAAGTGCTCCAGCATGACAGTCAGCTCCACGTCCAGCTTGGAGGCTGAGGTCGACTTCACTGTCATCATGGACCTCCACTCTGGCGTGGAGGACTTCTCTAAGGGCATGACGGAGacgggagagagggagcgacaGCCCGACGTTGGCCGGGAGGACTTTGAGGAGACCTCCAGATTCTACTCTGCCCGTCTAATGGGCTCCCGGGACAAGTCTCCCATAGAGGAGAAACTTCCTGAGGAGGGAACACATCATGAG CCCCCTGTGGCAAAGAAAGACCCCAATGCTGTGAGTGTGGCCCATATGCTGAGGAGGTCCGACACAAAGACGGAGACACATACGAATGGTTCAGAGATCCACCCCAACATCATGAATGTGTCACCGCAG aaCTATGAAGTCATCAGCCCGCGGGAGGCCTCAGCTGCCCTTAAAGAAAATGGCTCCCCT GTAAGAGCTGGCACCCAAGAGAGGGAGTCAGTTGCATCCCCGCTGACCATCACGGCTGACAACGTCACCTCAGCAACCACAACTCAAGTTACCAAG ACTGTGAAAGGAGGCTACTCAGAGACCAGGATTGAGAAAAGGATTATAATCACGGGAGATGATGATGTGGACCAACATCAA GCCCTCGCCATGGCGATCCAAGAGGCCAAGCAGCAGCACCCCGATATGCTGGTGACAAAAGCGGTGGTTATCAGGGAAACAGACTCTCCtactgaggagctgcagcagaaagcagag TCCTGA